Part of the Verrucomicrobiota bacterium genome, TTACTTCGTGTGTGTTCGCTGTTGAATGACGCCGAAGCGAAGTATCTGGTGGTCGGAGCTCAAGCCTGCATCTTGCATGGCCTCGTCCGAACGACGGAAGACGTGGACATTCTCATCGAGGAGTCCGAAGAGAATTGTCGGCGCGTCCTGGAGGCGCTCTCCAGGATGGAAGACGGAGCCGCAAAGGAACTCACCCCGCGCGATCTTTTGGAGAATGTCGTTGTCAAGATTGCGGATGAAGTTGAAGTGGACGTGAGCACAAGGGCTTGGAAGGTTTCTTATCAAGACGCAATCGGCCTGGCTCTGGAAACAACCCTTGAGGGAGTTCGCGTGCCGTATCTCAACCTGGACAAATTGATCGAAAGCAAGGACACCTATCGCGAGCAGGATCAGATCGACCGCGCGCGGCTGCTGCACCTGCGGCAACAGGGGCAATCGGGCGATTGACCAACGCCGTCGGCTGGTTGCCCATGAGGTATTATTGGCCAAGCTCCACAAGCTTGGCTGCCCACTTTTGGGCTAAGTCAGGCTGCCCTAATATGCCGTAGAGCTGCACCAAACCGCCGCAAATCTTCTTTAGGGGTCGGGAAGATTGGTTTCCGTTCGCCTGGAGCTGGTAGGCTTCCAGCAACACGGGCTCAGCCTCCTTCGGTCGCGCTGTGTTCACGAGGAAGGTCGCGAGGTCGTCCAGGCAGCTCGCGAGCGCTGCTGGTTGTTTTGCGAACTTCCTACGGCTCGCCGCGATCGAACGGCTCATTAATTCTTCTGCCTCGGAAAGAGTGGCGGCACCCCGGCTCAACACCAAAGCCAAGTGACGCATCGCGTGCAGGGTCTGAGGATGATCATCGCCAACGGTCCTCCTGCCCATTGCCAGACCTGTGCGAAAGGCGGCCTCAGATCCCTTGGCATCGCCTTTCTTCTCCAGAATCAGGCCAAGATCATCCAGCGCTTCGGCGTGGTAGTCGTGATCACCCTGGTAAACTCGCTTGTAGACTTCAATGGCGTCACGAATGGCGCGCTCTGCTTCGTCGAGGCGCGCGAGTTCCCGGAGAAGCTTCGCGTGATTATGCAGCGCCATGCCGACATCCGGATGGTTCTCCCCGAAGAGCTCGCGATATGCGCTGAGAGCCTGGCGCGCTTGCTCTTCGCCTTGAGCAAAATCGCCCAGATCAAGCAAGAGGAGCGACAGATTATTATGAGCGCCGGCCAACTTCTGATTGGGGGGATTCAGTCGCTTCTCCTTGATCGCGAGCGCCGCGCGGTACGCCTCTGTGGCTTCCCGCAGCTTGCCGCGGTTCCATAATATGACCCCCAGATCATTGAGCATGTCCGCGACGACAAGGTGATTGGGGCCGAGGTTTTTTTGGAGAATCGCCAGGGCCTCGCGTTGGAATTGCTCCGCGTCTGCCCAGTTGCCTTGAAGATTCAGCGGTTTGGCAAGCTCGTTGAGCGCCTCGCCGACGCCTTCATGCTGCTCGCCAAGAGATCTACGGCGCAGTTCGTGAAGACGAGGAATCCGACAGGATCGTCTGCGTGAAGCCGGCGCGTGTAATGCCTGCCAACGCTGCCTGCGAAACCACTTGCCCAATCCCGAAGTCGGTCAGCTTCACGCAAACAGCGCCCTCGCCCCAAGCCCCTCTCCCATTCGATGGGAGAGGGTGGCCGGAGGCCGGGTGAGGGATGCGTTCCGCAATTAAAATGTTCGCTGGCTTGACATCCCGGTGAATCACGCCGGCTTCATGCGCGGCCTGCAGCGCGTCGGCCGCTTGCGCCGCGATCTCCAATCGAACCTCCAGCGGAATCCGCTCCACGCCCCCACGCTCTTCGCTCCACGTCCGCAAATCCTTTCCCTCCACGTAGTCCATTTCCACGTAGAACGGCGGCTGGTCCAGATACACATCGTGCGGCCGCACGATGTTCGGGTGCTCGCCAATCCGTTCCTTCAGCAAGCGAAACAAGGTCAGCTCCCGCTTGAGAAAGCGCGCGCGCTCCGTGTGAAAACAGAACTTGAAGACCCGCGGCTCTTTGGTCGCTGGATCGCGCCCCAGCCAGACTTCGCCAAAGCCGCCTTCGCCTAGCTTCTGTTCCAATTGCCAGCGCGTATTCGGAACGAACTGGCCGACGGCTGGCCGCCAACCCAGCACTTGTTCCTCATCCGCTCTCGCCTGGCGCTGCGCTTTCTCCGAGCTGGTCGGCGGACCGCCCGTGTCCCGCCCGCTTTCCCGCACTTCGCAAATCTCCACCGGAACATCAATTCCCTTGAGCAGATACGGCCCATGATTGAGCCATTCCAACGGACTTCCCCCCTGCAACTCATTTAACTCATGTAACCCATTTAACTCATTCACCCCCCCCCGATATCTTCCCCTTTACTGCTTGGTCCGCGGGATGGACGACAAAGCTCGTAGCGCAGAGTTGCACTCTGCCGTATCGCAGAATTGTATTCTGCGGGGCGTCTCCCAGTCCGAGCCCGCTGGGACTTGCCGGCGCCCTGCCGATTGGAAATCGGCGATACAGCAGATTGAAAATCTGCGCTACGGTTCTCCGGTCGGATTCATGGCACAGACCCTAAGTGGTCCATTTCATAAATACGCTCACGTTCGCGGCAAGGGATTTTTCGGCCAGACGAGGCGCGAGCGACGAGCATATCCCGAAGTGGATCTGTAAGGAGCAAGCAACGAAGTCT contains:
- a CDS encoding tetratricopeptide repeat protein; amino-acid sequence: MGKWFRRQRWQALHAPASRRRSCRIPRLHELRRRSLGEQHEGVGEALNELAKPLNLQGNWADAEQFQREALAILQKNLGPNHLVVADMLNDLGVILWNRGKLREATEAYRAALAIKEKRLNPPNQKLAGAHNNLSLLLLDLGDFAQGEEQARQALSAYRELFGENHPDVGMALHNHAKLLRELARLDEAERAIRDAIEVYKRVYQGDHDYHAEALDDLGLILEKKGDAKGSEAAFRTGLAMGRRTVGDDHPQTLHAMRHLALVLSRGAATLSEAEELMSRSIAASRRKFAKQPAALASCLDDLATFLVNTARPKEAEPVLLEAYQLQANGNQSSRPLKKICGGLVQLYGILGQPDLAQKWAAKLVELGQ